The genomic DNA CGCTGACGATGCCGTAGGCGTCGGCAGCGTGGGCCGCCCCCTGCTCGTGTGCCATCGTGATGTGGCGCATCTCCGAGTGATAGAGGGCGTCGTAGACGGGCATGATGGCTCCGCCCTGCACGCCGAAGAGGTGTTCGACGCCGGCGTTTTCCAGCGCCCGCACGACCGCGTCGGCGCCGGTCTCGATGTCGTCAGCGCCGGCGGCTGTCTCCGTCTCTGCCTGTGGTTTGTGTGTCTGTTCGCCGCTCATCGGGAACCACCCGTGCGATACCGTCGGTTGGTGTCTCGTGTGTACATTGTCCTGTCTGTGAAGCGTTCTGAAATCGGTGCGAACCGCGATTGGAAAAGTAGGTGATGAGGGGCTATACTGCCCCTACAATACCGGCCGCGATGCTGGCCGTGACCGCGAGCGTCCGAACGCCAGCTATCGCGTCGGCCATGACAGTCGGCTATGCGTCGTCGACTATCATAAATATTCCGCGTTGTTTCGCCCGGTGTCGCGGCTGGCCGCATGCCGTGTACCGGCCGCTGTTCCGGGGGGCAGGCGTCCGCAGCGGGCATCCCTAGATGCGAACCTCCTCGCGCTCGATGCCCACCTCGCGGGCGAACTCCTTGAGCCGCTCGAAGGTGACCTGCTCTTTCTGTGCGCCGTGGTCTTTGACCATGCGGGTCACCTCGCGGACCTCCGCGTCACTCGGCTTGAAACCGGCGTCTTCCAGCCGCTCGCGAACCGAGTGGGTGCCGGTGTGTTTGCCCAACACCAGCTCGCGGGTCGCACCGACCATCTCGGGCGTCATGACGCCGGGTTCGAAGGTGTCGGCGTTCTCGATGACGCCGGCGGCGTGGATGCCCGATTCGTGGGAGAAGGCGTTGTTCCCCACCACGGGCTTGTTCGCCGGCACCGGGATGTCGCTTTTCTCCTCGACGACGCGGGCCAGTTCTGTGATGCGTTCGGTCTTGATGCCCGTGTCGACATCGTACAGCGACTCCAGCGCCATGACGACCTCTTCGTAGGCCGCGTTGCCGGCGCGTTCGCCGATACCGTTGACCGACACCTGCGCCTGTGCGGCGCCCGCTTCGTAGCCGGACAGGGCGTTGGCCGCTGCCAGCCCGAAGTCGTCGTGGGTGTGGACGTCGACGTTGGCGTCCGTATGCGAAACGACGGTCTCGACCATATCGTAGAACCGCCGGGGCGTCGCGACCCCACAGGTGTCGGGAATGTTTATCCAGTCCGTCCCGGCATCGGAGACGGCCTCGATGACGTCGATCAGGAACGATTCATCCGTCCGCGTCGCGTCCATCGGCGAGTACATGCAGGTTACGCCGGCGTCTTTGACGCGCTCGACGGCCTCTACGGAGCGTTCGAGCGCCTCTTGACGAGTAGCGTGCATCGAATCCTGCAGCTGAACGTCGCTGGTAGACGCGAACACGTGTACCATCTCGACGCCGGAGTCCAACGCGGCGTCGATGTCCTTCTCTACGACGCGGGCAAGCCCGCACACCGTAGAGGATGTCGCGTCGGCGATGTCCTGTACGGCCTCGAACTCCGCCTCGGAGTTCACCGGGAAGCCGGCCTCGATGACATGGGTGCCCATGTCGTCGAGGATAGCCGCTATCTCGCGTTTGTCCTCGTAGCTGAACGAGGTTCGCGGGGACTGTTCGCCGTCGCGCAGGGTCGTATCGAAAATCCGGGCCTCACTTATCTCTGAGGTACTATCTAGAGTGCCCTGGAAGAACTCGATCCGCCGCCGAAGGCGACGTATCCTCGTGCTGTGTCATTGCAAGTGAGTCAAGGGCACTCGTGGTATTTAAATTTACCCCATCACTCGACCCCATCTCGGATAGGTCTCATACGGCCTTCCGTGGGGCTACAGACACTGAAAAGCGCGAAACCGTTGCTACGGTCCCGCAAGCGGTGGGGCAGTCGATGACCGACGACGCCGGAAACCTGCTATA from Natronomonas pharaonis DSM 2160 includes the following:
- a CDS encoding LeuA family protein, whose translation is MRRLRRRIEFFQGTLDSTSEISEARIFDTTLRDGEQSPRTSFSYEDKREIAAILDDMGTHVIEAGFPVNSEAEFEAVQDIADATSSTVCGLARVVEKDIDAALDSGVEMVHVFASTSDVQLQDSMHATRQEALERSVEAVERVKDAGVTCMYSPMDATRTDESFLIDVIEAVSDAGTDWINIPDTCGVATPRRFYDMVETVVSHTDANVDVHTHDDFGLAAANALSGYEAGAAQAQVSVNGIGERAGNAAYEEVVMALESLYDVDTGIKTERITELARVVEEKSDIPVPANKPVVGNNAFSHESGIHAAGVIENADTFEPGVMTPEMVGATRELVLGKHTGTHSVRERLEDAGFKPSDAEVREVTRMVKDHGAQKEQVTFERLKEFAREVGIEREEVRI